A window of Desulfuromonas soudanensis genomic DNA:
ATCAGGATGGAGACCTCGAGCCCCCGGTCTCCGAAGGCGAACCAGGCCAGGGGGAGACCGAAATTTCCCACATTCATCATCACCGTGGAGAGGGCCAGGGCTCCCCGGGTTTCCCGGTCCATGCGCAGCCCCCGCCCGCAGAGGACGGCGATGGCGAGGAGAATCGCCGTGTACAGGACCATGAACAGGCCCAGCTCCAGGGCGAGGTCGAAGCGGATCTCCCGCTTCATCAGGGCGGCAAAGACCAGGGCGGGGGTAAAGAGATAGAGGGAGGCGTTGGTCAGGGTGGGAAAATCGAGGCGGAAGGCCTTTTCCAGGGAAAATCCGGCCAGGATGATCAGAAAAACCGGGACGATGATTTCGATGAACAGCATGGCGGCTCCTGCGCGGGACTCCTGAATCAGACAGGGGAGACTAGCATGACGGGGACAGTGGTGCAACATCCCAGGAGGTCCAGGAAGAGACCTTGCAAATCGGCATTTTTCCACCCGGTCCGATTATTTCTGGTATACATGAAATGTCTTTACTATTCCCGTTGACAAGGGCTCGATCATACTGATTTAATAGCCTGCGGTTTCACCGATTCCGATCTGCCGGGATGAATGGTGCCGCCGATAGTTCTTATTCGTTTCAGGAGGATATGATGAATCCGTTGGCTCAAGAACTGAACGACCAGCTCGCCCAGCACAGCCCCCACGTTCTGGAAATGCTTTCCGATCTCGGGAAGAACCTCTTCTTCCCCAAAGGGATTCTCACCCAGTCCGCAGAAGCCAAGGATAAGGCGCACAAGTTCAATGCCACCATCGGCATCGCCACCGAAAAGGGCGGCCCGATGTACCTGCAGTGCATCCAGGACAAGCTCTCCGCCTTCGATCCCAAGGATATCTATACCTATGCACCGCCGGCCGGCAAGCCCGAGCTGCGCGCTCTGTGGCGGGAAAAGATGCTGCGCGAGAATCCGAGCCAGCAGGGAAAACACTTCAGCAACCCGGTGGTCACCAACGCCCTGACCCACGGCCTCTCCATCGTCGCCGACATGTTCGTCGACAAGGGGGACCATCTCGTTCTGCCGGACATGCTCTGGGGGAACTACAACCTGACCTTCGGCACCTGCAGCGGGGCCATCGTCAAGAAATATCCGACCTTCACCGTAACCGGCGGCTATGACGTCGATGCCTTCAAGGCCGTTCTGAAAAACACCGCCGAGGAGAAGGGGAAGGCCATCGTCCTCCTCAACTTCCCCAACAATCCGAGCGGCTACACCCCCACCGTCGCCGAAGGGGACGCCATCGTCGCCGCCATCAAGGAAGTCGCCGAAGGGGGATGCAACATCGTGGCGATCACCGACGACGCCTATTTCGGTCTTTTCTATGAAGATTCTCTGAAAGAGTCCCTGTTCGGCAAACTGGCCAATCTGCATCCGCGGATTCTCACCATCAAGCTCGACGGCGCCACCAAGGAGGAGTTCGTCTGGGGCTTCCGCACTGGATTCATCACCTTCGCCGACGGCAACGAATACGAGAACACGCCGGTGATGACCGCCCTCGAAAAGAAGACCATGGGGATCATCCGGGCCCGCATCTCCAACTGCCCGCACCCCTCCCAGACCTTCGTCATCGAGGCGCTGCGATCCCCGGATTTCCTGGCCCAGAAGGAAGAGAAACTCCAGGTCATGAAGGGGCGCGCCCTGCAGACCAAAAAGGTTCTCGACAGCGGCAAGTACGGCAGCGCCTGGGAGTACTACCCCTTCAACTCCGGGTACTTCATGTGCCTCAAGCTCAAGACGGTGGATGCCGAAAAGCTTCGGCTCCACCTTCTCGACAAGTACGGCGTCGGCGCCATCTCCATCGGCAAGACCGACCTGCGCATCGCCTTTTCCTGCATCGCCAAGGAAGACATTCAGGAGCTCTTTGACATTATCTACAAGGCCGTGCAGGACCTTTCCTGACGACTGCGCCTAGGATTACCGGCCCGCCAGAGATGGCGGGCCTTTTTTATTTCAAGGGGTCCATGAAGAACCTGATCGACATCCTCACCGCCGCCGCCGTCCTCCCGCAGATGCCGCAGCTCCTGGAACCGGGGCAACCCTGTTACCTGGTCGGCGGTGCATTGCGGGATTGGCTTCAGGGACGCAGGTCCACGGATTTCGATTTTGCCACTCCCGGCGATCCTTCGCCCCTGGCCCGACGCTTTGCCGCCGGAGTCAAAGGGACATGGTTTTCCCTCGACAGGTCGCGTCAGCAGAGCCGGGTGGTCGCCACCGTCGCCGGTCAAAGTCTCACCTACGACTTCGCCCCCTTTCGCGCCGCGGATCTCGGCGGCGATCTGGAACGGCGGGACTTTACGGTGAACGCCATGGCCTGTTCCATCGACGGAGAACCACGGCTGATCGATCCCTGCGGCGGAAAAAGGGATCTGCAGGCGGGGCTTCTTCGAGCCTGTTCGGACAGGTGCTTTGACGATGACCCCCTGCGGGTCCTGCGCGGTGTCCGACACGGCGTGACCCTGGGTCTGGAGATCGAGAAGGGGACCCGTGCCCTGATGGAGGCAAAGGCCTATCTGGCCTCCCGGCCCGCCCCGGAGCGGATCCGCGGGGAATTGGCCGCTATCTTTTCCGCTCCGTCCATCGCGCGCGGATTGTCTCTGCTACAGGACCTCCATCTATTGCCGGTCCTCTTCGGCCCCTCCCGGGCCGAAGGCGGAACTTCGTGTGGAATCTCCCTGGCGCTGCGCTGTGAAGAACTGGTTCGGAGGGGTGACGGAGGCGAGGAGGGGAGGGAGCTCTTCAACCCGATGGAGGAGATCCTTTTCGATGGCTTTTCCCGCTGGGGGGTGTTGAAGCTGGCCGCCTTTCTCCGCGGTTATGACCCAACCGATCTGGCCCGGATCCTCGAGGAGCGCCTGCGCCTGTGCCGCAGCCACCAGAGACTCGTCCGTTCCCTGGTGGAACTGGATCCCGGAGTCGGATCCGAATGGCCGCAGTTGCCCAGGTCCCCGAGGGGTCGGGCTCTGTGGGTAGCCGGTCTCGGTCCGAGTCCGCGCCTTGCCCTCCTTCTCCTTTCGGCGCTGGTCGAGCCTCCCCCCTTCACCCCCGGTGAGGGGGCCGCGCTCCTCCGGGATCTGGCGACCGTCATGGTGGCCGGGCGGATCCCCGATCTGGTCGATGGCCGATGGTTGTGTCGGGAGCTCGGTCTCTCTCCCGGACCCGAGGTCGGCCGGGCCCTTGGTATCCTGCGGCAGGCGGAGATCGAGGGGACGGTTGAAACACCCGAACAGGCCCGTAACTTATTGATTTCACGTAAAAACAAAAATATTGACAAGGAGGAGGATATCTTCCTATAATGCGCACCTCTTTGCGGGAATAACTCAGTGGTAGAGTGTCAGCTTCCCAAGCTGAAGGTCGCGGGTTCGAATCCCGTTTCCCGCTCCAAAAAACAATAAAACCCCGGAGACGCGTCAGCGACCGGGGTTTTTTGTTGGGATTCCTCCAGGGCGTTGAGGCCTGCGCCCCCCTGTGGTAGAATGAAATCCGAAACCAAGATTTAATCCTTGCCGCAGGAGAAGTTCCATGGCCGACACACCGCCGAAAACCGTCCGTTGCCCGCGTTGCACAACCCCCGCCCCCTGGCAGGGGAATCCCTTTCGTCCCTTCTGTTCAGAAAAATGCCGCATGGTTGATCTCGGGCGCTGGGCCGAGGAAGAATATCGCGTCGCCGCTGAAAAGGTCGACCCCGAGCAGTTGAACAATCTCATTCCCTTCCCTGAAAAATAGTCCGTGACAAGGAGTCTCGATGTATCATCTGACGGTTTACACCCACTTTGCCGCTGCCCACAACCTCATCAATTATCAGGGGGATTGCGAAAATCTCCACGGTCACAACTGGAAGGTGGAAGTGACGGTTTCGGCCCGGGAACTCGACAAGGCGGGGCTTGGGATCGACTTCAAGATCCTCAAGAGCGAGACCAAAGAGGTTCTCGGCCTTCTCGACCACAAGTATCTCAACGAATTGCCGCCCTTTACCGAGATCAGTCCGTCCTCGGAAAACCTCTCCCGCTTTCTCTTTGAAAAACTCAGCGAAACCTTCAATAACGACAATGTCCGGGTCACCAAGGTCAACGTCTGGGAATCCGATTATGCCTGCGCCAGCTATACCGCCGACTGACGGCTCGCTCATCGAGATCTTTTCCTCGATCCAGGGGGAGGGGCTATTGATCGGCCGCCGGCAGGTCTTCGTGCGCATGGCCGGCTGCAATCTCGACTGCGCCTACTGCGACACCCCTTTTGAGCCGACCATTTCCTGCCGGGTGGAGGATGCTCCGGGTTCGGGGAATTTCTGCGACCTCCCCAATCCCGTCGCCCTCGAGACCCTCTACAACCTCCTCTACGCTTGGCAGACCGTCGCTCCCGGCGTTCACCATTCCATCAGCCTCACCGGCGGGGAGCCGCTGATTCAGGGGGAGCTTCTTCTGGAATGGCTCCCCGTTCTTCGCCGCATTTTCCCCCTTCACCTCGAAACAAACGGAACCCTTCCCGCCCTCCTCGAGCCGCTCCTTCCCCACCTCGACTGGATCTCCATGGATCTCAAACTCGCCAGCCTGACCGGGGTACCGACCCCCTGGGAAGCCCACCGCGATTTTCTGCACCTGGCCCGCCGCACAAACTGCTGCGTCAAGCTCGTTGTCGGCGAAGAAGTGAGCCGTGAAGAGCTGGAGGAGGCGGCGGCCCTCGTCCATGAGGCCGGTGATGATGTCCTGCTGATTCTGCAGCCGGTGACCCGCGATGGGCGCTCCGGACTCCGTGGCGCCGATCTCCTTGCCCTGCAGGGACTCGCCGCCCGAATTCATCCCCAGACTCTGGTTATCCCCCAGACCCACCGTTTCATCGATCTGCTTTGACGGCCTTTCCTCCCTCGGCCAACAGATTGAATCTCTCAAAACTTGAGGGGTAAACCTGGGTCCTGATAAAAAGGTTGTCAGTGTAACGCGGACTCTCTCGATAAGGCAGGCCCTTTAACACCATTCGGCTGACCGCCGGCGCCGATGCCCATCTTCTCAAACCCGTCAAGATGGAAGCACTGTTACGGAGGCTCAATCTTTTAGGCTCCCTGTAAACAGGCATATACAAGGCTTCTGGGGAATTTTTGCCGGCCGCTCCCCTCGGGAGCGGCTTTTTTCTCGTCATCAGCGGAGATAGGCTTCGGTCACATAGCGCCGCATCATGACGTGGGTGTTGAAGTAATAGGCATTTTTGCCGATGGCGTTTTTCATTACCCTGATCCACCCCGGCCGATCCTGGTAGTAGAGGGGGAGGATGACCGATTCGAGTTTTTTGTACAGGTCGTCCGCATCCTCCTCCCCCCGGTTTTCCGAGAGGATCGAGTCGGCCGGAGGCGGTCCGATGGACCAACCGGTCACCCCTTCGATGTGTCCTTCGATCCACCAGCCGTCGAGCACGGAGAAATTCGGCACACCGTTGAGGGCCGCCTTCATGCCGCTGGTACCCGAGGCCTCCAGGGGACGAAGCGGGTTGTTCAGCCACAGGTCGACTCCGGGAATGAGGCGGGAGGCGACATCGATGTTGTAGTTTTCGAGATAGACGGCCTTGATTTTCCCCTTGAGGGCGTGGATTTCCTGAAGGATGTGCTGAATCATCTCCTTCCCCTCCGTGTCTTTCGGGTGGGCCTTGCCGCCGAAGACGAGTTGCACCTTCCCCTGGGCAATGTGCAGCAGGCGCTGCAGGTCACTGAAAATCATGTCCCCGCGTTTGTAGGCGGCCGCCCGGCGGGCAAAACCGATGGTCAGAACCTCGGGATCGAAAACCTCTCCTGTGGTCTCGGCGATGTATTGGAAAAGGTAAGCCTTGGCACCGCAGTGGGCCTCCCAGATCTCCCCGTCGGGGATGTTGTCGACCCTGACCAGCAACTCCGGCTCATTGGCCCAGCCCGGAAGATATCGATCGTAGACATCCATGAAATAGAGGGAGGCCCAGGTGAAGGGATGAATCCCGTTGGTTATGGCGTGTATTTCGAAGCCGGGAAAGAGGGCCTTGGAAATCTCCCCGTGTTTTTTGGCAACGCCGTTGACATAGCGGCTCAGATTCAGGGCGAGGAGGGTCATGTTCAATTCCTCCTTGCCGCCGAGTTCCTGCAACAGGGTCAGGGGAACGATCTCCCCGAGGGTCTTTTGGACCAGGGGGTAGGGGAAACGGTCGTGACCGGCTTCGACAGGGGTATGGGTCGTAAAGACGCACTGGTCCATGACGCGGCGGGTGTCCCAGGAAGCCCTTTCGTCCCAGGTGTCCTCCAGGGGGCGACGATAGCGGTTCAGGAGTTCGAGGGTCAACAGGCTGGCGTGTCCTTCGTTCATGTGGTATTTGCGGATGGTGAAGCGCAGCGCCTCGAGGATGCGCGCACCGCCGATCCCCAGGACGATCTCCTGCTTGAAACGGCAGGCGCTGTCGCCCCCGTAGAGCTGATCGGTGATGCGCCGGTCCTGCTCGTCGTTACCGGGGATGTCGGTGTCGAGAAAGAGGACGGGGACCTCGCCGCCGGTCGGGCTTTTGACGCAATAGAGCCAGGCCTGCACCTTGACGTCGCGTTCCTCGAGGGTGACGAGAATTTTGGCCGGCAGCCGCTCGGTGAGCTCTTCCGGGCGCCATTGGCGAGGATGCTCCCGCTGCCAGCCGTTGGGATCGATTTCCTGCCGGAAATACCCCTGGCGGGAGGCCAGGGTGACGGCCACCATCGGCAATTTGAGGTCGGCGGCACTCTTGATGGTATCTCCGGCGAGAACGCCGAGTCCGCCGCTGTAGGTGGGAATCTCATTGGAGAGACCGATTTCCATGGAAAAGTAGGCAATTTTCGGTTCTCGGGTAAAACGCTTCCATTCATTCATCGATTCTCCCCTCGGGCCGACCAGTCAAAGCACCCTTCGATCTGGCGCAAAGATAATACTTTCGGACAAAGTCGGCAGGGAGCGCTCGGGAATTCAGTGCCGGGCGGTTTGTCCTTGAAATACCGCAGGAACTGTGGAACATTTGACGCACCGCTCCACCCCGAGAAAGGGCGTCACGCCCAGAGGACTCCTGAACCGATGTATTGCGAAACGTTTGGCCTGTCGGAAAAACCCTTCAATATCACGCCCAATCCCCGTTATATCTTCCTGAGCAAGAACCACAAGGAAGTCTTCGCCCATCTCCTCTTCGGAGTACGCAACCATTCGGGCTTCATCGAGGTCACCGGCGAGGTTGGAACGGGGAAGACGACGGTGTTGCGCACCCTTCTCTCCCAACTCGGCGGCGAAGGTTACCGTCTGGCCCTGATCTTCAACCCCAGCCTCTCTTCCCTCGAACTGCTGCGCAGCATCAACCGCGAATTCGCCATCCCCGCTGAGGGTGCCGGCGCCGGTGAACTTCTCGCCACTCTCAACGCCTTTTTGCTGCAGGAAAATTCCGCCGGCCGCACCGTCGTCCTGGTCATCGACGAGGCACAGAATCTCGAGGCCGGGGTCCTGGAGCAGATCCGCCTCCTTTCCAACCTCGAAACGGAAACGGACAAACTGATCCAGATCGTCCTCGTCGGCCAGCCGGAACTCGGAACCCTCCTCGAACGGCCGGAGCTCAGGCAGCTCAGCCAGCGGATTACCGTGCGCTATCATCTGCGCCCCATGGATTTTGAGGATACGGCCGCCTATATCGAGCATCGACTGAGGGTGGCCGGAGGGAGCAATCGTCTCTTCACGCCCGCTGCCGTGAGAAAAATCTACCGTTTTTCCAAAGGATATCCGCGGTTGATCAACATCCTCTGCGACCGGGGACTGCTGGTCGCCTATGCCGAAGATGCCCGGGAGGTTTCGGCCTCCGCGATTGCCACCGCCATCGGCGAACTGCGGCGGGTTATCGCCCCCGAAAGACGACGCCTCATCCTCCCTCTGGTCCTGGCCACCACGGTCCTCCTTTTGGGCACCCTTGCACTGGTGGGGTTTCCCCCCGAGTCATTCCGGCTCCCCGGCCAGATTGCCGCGGCGCCGGAAGCCCCTGCGGTTCTGCCGACCGTCGATAGAGGGCAATCCCTCGAGGCTCTGCGCCTGGAACTGGCCGGCCAGAATGAGGGGAGGGGCGCCACCCGCTCTTTCAACGTTCTGGCCGCCCTATGGGGAGCGGCGCCTCTCCCCGAGGACCAGGAACTGACCTTCCCTCAGGGGGGAGTGCGCGTCGCCAGCGAGCGCGGCCTCAGCCTTACCCCCTTTCGCGGAAGCGTCGACACCCTTCGGGCCATGGATGTTCCGCTGCTTCTTCAACTCTCTCTCCCCGGGACGACGGGCCATCGTTATCTGGCCCTGGTTTCCCTGGAGGAGGAATGGGCAGGCATTTCCCCTCCCCTGGCCGGCCGCGCCACCCTGACCCTGAACGAACTGC
This region includes:
- a CDS encoding aminotransferase class I/II-fold pyridoxal phosphate-dependent enzyme, encoding MNPLAQELNDQLAQHSPHVLEMLSDLGKNLFFPKGILTQSAEAKDKAHKFNATIGIATEKGGPMYLQCIQDKLSAFDPKDIYTYAPPAGKPELRALWREKMLRENPSQQGKHFSNPVVTNALTHGLSIVADMFVDKGDHLVLPDMLWGNYNLTFGTCSGAIVKKYPTFTVTGGYDVDAFKAVLKNTAEEKGKAIVLLNFPNNPSGYTPTVAEGDAIVAAIKEVAEGGCNIVAITDDAYFGLFYEDSLKESLFGKLANLHPRILTIKLDGATKEEFVWGFRTGFITFADGNEYENTPVMTALEKKTMGIIRARISNCPHPSQTFVIEALRSPDFLAQKEEKLQVMKGRALQTKKVLDSGKYGSAWEYYPFNSGYFMCLKLKTVDAEKLRLHLLDKYGVGAISIGKTDLRIAFSCIAKEDIQELFDIIYKAVQDLS
- a CDS encoding CCA tRNA nucleotidyltransferase, translated to MKNLIDILTAAAVLPQMPQLLEPGQPCYLVGGALRDWLQGRRSTDFDFATPGDPSPLARRFAAGVKGTWFSLDRSRQQSRVVATVAGQSLTYDFAPFRAADLGGDLERRDFTVNAMACSIDGEPRLIDPCGGKRDLQAGLLRACSDRCFDDDPLRVLRGVRHGVTLGLEIEKGTRALMEAKAYLASRPAPERIRGELAAIFSAPSIARGLSLLQDLHLLPVLFGPSRAEGGTSCGISLALRCEELVRRGDGGEEGRELFNPMEEILFDGFSRWGVLKLAAFLRGYDPTDLARILEERLRLCRSHQRLVRSLVELDPGVGSEWPQLPRSPRGRALWVAGLGPSPRLALLLLSALVEPPPFTPGEGAALLRDLATVMVAGRIPDLVDGRWLCRELGLSPGPEVGRALGILRQAEIEGTVETPEQARNLLISRKNKNIDKEEDIFL
- a CDS encoding DNA gyrase inhibitor YacG, whose protein sequence is MADTPPKTVRCPRCTTPAPWQGNPFRPFCSEKCRMVDLGRWAEEEYRVAAEKVDPEQLNNLIPFPEK
- the queD gene encoding 6-carboxytetrahydropterin synthase QueD gives rise to the protein MYHLTVYTHFAAAHNLINYQGDCENLHGHNWKVEVTVSARELDKAGLGIDFKILKSETKEVLGLLDHKYLNELPPFTEISPSSENLSRFLFEKLSETFNNDNVRVTKVNVWESDYACASYTAD
- a CDS encoding 7-carboxy-7-deazaguanine synthase QueE, whose protein sequence is MPAPAIPPTDGSLIEIFSSIQGEGLLIGRRQVFVRMAGCNLDCAYCDTPFEPTISCRVEDAPGSGNFCDLPNPVALETLYNLLYAWQTVAPGVHHSISLTGGEPLIQGELLLEWLPVLRRIFPLHLETNGTLPALLEPLLPHLDWISMDLKLASLTGVPTPWEAHRDFLHLARRTNCCVKLVVGEEVSREELEEAAALVHEAGDDVLLILQPVTRDGRSGLRGADLLALQGLAARIHPQTLVIPQTHRFIDLL
- the glgP gene encoding alpha-glucan family phosphorylase; amino-acid sequence: MNEWKRFTREPKIAYFSMEIGLSNEIPTYSGGLGVLAGDTIKSAADLKLPMVAVTLASRQGYFRQEIDPNGWQREHPRQWRPEELTERLPAKILVTLEERDVKVQAWLYCVKSPTGGEVPVLFLDTDIPGNDEQDRRITDQLYGGDSACRFKQEIVLGIGGARILEALRFTIRKYHMNEGHASLLTLELLNRYRRPLEDTWDERASWDTRRVMDQCVFTTHTPVEAGHDRFPYPLVQKTLGEIVPLTLLQELGGKEELNMTLLALNLSRYVNGVAKKHGEISKALFPGFEIHAITNGIHPFTWASLYFMDVYDRYLPGWANEPELLVRVDNIPDGEIWEAHCGAKAYLFQYIAETTGEVFDPEVLTIGFARRAAAYKRGDMIFSDLQRLLHIAQGKVQLVFGGKAHPKDTEGKEMIQHILQEIHALKGKIKAVYLENYNIDVASRLIPGVDLWLNNPLRPLEASGTSGMKAALNGVPNFSVLDGWWIEGHIEGVTGWSIGPPPADSILSENRGEEDADDLYKKLESVILPLYYQDRPGWIRVMKNAIGKNAYYFNTHVMMRRYVTEAYLR
- a CDS encoding ExeA family protein; translation: MYCETFGLSEKPFNITPNPRYIFLSKNHKEVFAHLLFGVRNHSGFIEVTGEVGTGKTTVLRTLLSQLGGEGYRLALIFNPSLSSLELLRSINREFAIPAEGAGAGELLATLNAFLLQENSAGRTVVLVIDEAQNLEAGVLEQIRLLSNLETETDKLIQIVLVGQPELGTLLERPELRQLSQRITVRYHLRPMDFEDTAAYIEHRLRVAGGSNRLFTPAAVRKIYRFSKGYPRLINILCDRGLLVAYAEDAREVSASAIATAIGELRRVIAPERRRLILPLVLATTVLLLGTLALVGFPPESFRLPGQIAAAPEAPAVLPTVDRGQSLEALRLELAGQNEGRGATRSFNVLAALWGAAPLPEDQELTFPQGGVRVASERGLSLTPFRGSVDTLRAMDVPLLLQLSLPGTTGHRYLALVSLEEEWAGISPPLAGRATLTLNELRELWFGHGYILWKNSRNLPYLLDPGMTGAGVAGVQRLLQDAGIFDGEVNGIFDKETVSAVTAFQRRRGIAQDGRVGPQTLLLLYQEAQDGQTPRLGAAKQGGRR